Genomic segment of Dunckerocampus dactyliophorus isolate RoL2022-P2 chromosome 13, RoL_Ddac_1.1, whole genome shotgun sequence:
acgcctgtctgagaaaagtgtataaagcgtATGACGAggcgttttacagccttaaaacatatataatcattgtaaaaataatcaagttggctactttgaggatttcacttattccgggctattttgggaacctttcccccgcgataaacgagggaacatgTATATTGAAACGTGTATGCATACCATACATTCGGAAAAAAAGCTTTACAAAACAAAtacttggtgtgtttttaaggtTTAGTCAGCTCTGTAAACATACTAGCCTGACGATCGTGCTTATGTTTTCAACATTCTTGTCTTTGTACAACAGGCCAGTACCTCAATCTTGACAAGGACCACAATGGCATGTTGAGCAAGGAGGAGCTGTCCCGCTATGGCACAGCCACTCTAACCTCAGTCTTCCTGGACCGAGTGTTTCAAGAGTGCCTCACTTACGACGGTGAAATGgtacatttattgtatttatgatattgagaaaaaaacggCGCCACATCTCACTGGCCGTGCAGTGGCCCCACTCTTTGCTGGCACAGTACGTGAGATAGAGTGGACCTAGCCACACTGTCAGTTGGTGGAATTGTCCACGCCACAACAGGAAAAGAATAGAAAGCGCAGAAAACAGACCTTTGTCAACATCTTGTAATAAGCAGCTATAATAACAACAAGAAAGAACATCTTGTAATAACCAGCTATAATAACAACAAGAAAGAACATCAAATGTTTGTCACGCTGGAATGATGCCACACTAAGCCATCATTATTCAGTCTAAAAAGCTTGCATTGAAGACGCAAGCAAGTTTAACTTGGAATTGAATTACTGAATTAAAGTCACTTTTCAAAGATAGTTAAATTCATTAAGATGCCCTTGTTGACACTATTCTTCATACTGAATACTGATACTGTGTGAAAAAGGCAATtggatttcattttgtttttcttttttcttttccaggATTATAAAACGTATTTAGACTTTGTGTTGGCCTTGGAAAACAAGAAGGAGCCAGCAGCGTTGCAGTACATATTTAAACTTTTGGACATGGACAATAAAGGATACCTCAATGCCTTCTACCTCAACTACTTCTTCAGGGTAACAAGCACCGCAtgcaaacacaaatatttattcTGTTAGTACGTATttctattgttgtttttgtttaccttAGTCATGCCTTTAACTCACATTTTTAAGTTACATGAACGCCCAAAAGTTTGGGATCACTTCTTTGTCTTCCAAACATACTTTTAGGctttttcatttgaaaataagggaaattctggtctttccACCAAAGcagggtcggcaacctttaccgaCCAAAgaaccattttgcctcctcttccagtctggagctgcaaaacattacacagcttataaacttgtaaaaattgtcatctttttaaatgttacaacaaaattcaacaaacagaagtgcagcGTGCATGCGTAGACCTACTCTGAAATAATTAAAACGCTGAACTCTGTAAGCCTTTTTGAGTGATGCtcatatttgtgtaaaactaaaacaaagtgtagccaactttaacataaaaaagcccaaCAGAGTTCACATTTCTGCTTATCGGTGTTGCttgcccagtgttgccaactcggCAACGTTCTCGCTGAATCTGGCGACTtcccaaaccctcttggcgggTTATTTTGCCAGCGTACTTTGTTTGAAAGTACGCCAGTGAAATAAccccaatagtggtttaaaagaacagattcaacaatatatacatttgtCACACTTTGAAGTTAACCTTTGTTATAATTCCGTTCACcccaaaataaaatgattggcGCTCATTCTCAGAAAAGGGAACGAAAATTTGGGGTCACTGTGTGGTTACAATGGGCTATACATTCAAggatagctaacgttagtagccacattgctatcattagctgacaagaAACAAAAGTAATACGTGTGGGTGTAATGTTACGTGGGCCGTGGCTTCCAATTTTGGAACAGGAAGACGGCAGGATATGATgcttttgaatgcatttgaaagtttaccagaatTTAAATGCAAGTACACCCTTGAGAGAGAAGCACAAACTCTAACTAAGACAGAAACAGGAGTGGGAACTGTACAGTATAAGGAGACAAACCATCTGAAAGTGTGCAGTGTAAGAAAAAGACGCCTTGCAGATTGTCAACTGGCAGTTGCGCTAAATAGTgaatagcattaaaaaaaagaaaacgtgcACATGTAttataaattcattaataattTGTTTTGTTGCTAGGCCATTCAGGAGCAGATGAAAGTGCACTGTCAAGTCCCCGTCTCCTTCCAGGATGTTAAGGCAAGCTCATTCTCTCACATCCAACCCATACATTTTGCTCATGTAATGCATTGCTAAGTGTAAAGGGCGTGTGTACAATGTCTGTCTCCCCAGGATGAGATCTTTGACATGGTGAAGCCTAAAGACCCCGAAAAGATCACACTCCAAGACTTGGTAAACAGTTGCCAGGGTGACACGGTCACCAGCATCCTGATTGACCTCAATGGCTTCTGGACTTACGAGAACAGAGAGGTGCCGGTCGCCAACGACAGCGACGGCAGCAATGCAGCCAACATAGACGACTCCTAAGCAAGATGACCAGGGAGTTAAAGTTTTCACTCCTCAAACAGCAGcactgagcaacatttgtgctCCTCTTCATCTGTGTCCCTccttttattttgtacagaaCTATGCATATAATTCTGTAAATACGTTAATGCCCTTCTCACGTGCCTAACTTTGTCCAAATACGAAGCGCCATCATCAACACCTTCAAGCTTGACTGAAGTGAATATTTCATAATCACTATAGAATAGCTCACAGAGGCCCAaagaatgctcaggtcgtttttgTGAAGCTTAAATTTGGGGGAACACTGCTCATGTCCTCTCAGTCTTAGCCTAGTCCTTCATTGACGGTTATTGCACTCGGGGGTTTTTGTCTATATGACAGAATACAACAAAACTGGAGAAACAAAACCCATTTTAAATTTTACGGTAACAATAACATCCGAGGTTTGACGTCACACATTGCACTTATACTTAGAAACATAAAATAACTTCCATACATCAGAGTaatgagaaaatgtgtttagCATAACATGCTGTAATataaagacacaaacaaaacactaGGAACCTTGCATGTCGCCTAcgcatactgtaaataaagctGGAGTTTCACAACTGATATTCCCGTATATTTATGACTAATTTTAGCAATTGAACAGACAATTGTGCGTGTGATGGGCCATAAAATGGAATAATTCTGACATGTTTTGGAGAGAACAATCATTAGACCTGAGAATTGACTGAGTTAGTTCTGTTGTGAAGAACTGGCAAGTTGTTGGGAGGTTTGTCCATGTTATTTTGAGAATGTAatttctgtttcaagaaatgagcccAACCAATGCAGGAAAAACTGTAATATAGCATTGTCGTTGGACGCTAAAAACTACAGGGTACCAAAACTTTTGAAAAAGAGCATGGGACATGTCCCCATGTTCCTCCCACCAAATCACGTCCGTGCATCTTTTACTCATACCTGCTAAGTGAAGAAAAAGAGGCGGCATTTTTGAGGGTTTTCTGGCGTGTGACCTGCTGAGGAACATTATCTTCTCGTCATGGAAACACAGACGCTCAACTTTCCACATGAGTGTTTTCCTCACCTGAATTCTAATTTGAGACTGAGATCAGGGCATTCAGAAATCAATGTGGGCGTTTCCTCCACATCattttacacatacacacaagtcACCATATTAGCGGCTATGATTGTTGCTTTTTGTTGGTTTTAGCAGATGACATCTGTGACTTTGCTGGCATTTTTAGACATGCACAGCAAGTTTCCTTTTTCCACCTGGGCTcaaatagacacacacacacacacacacacacagtgacaaaAGGTGGGGTGAGTAGGGGTGAACACTGTTTCTCTCCATGTTGTCATGGTTTCCGTCACCATCGCCcccaccgcacacacacactgtggttAAAGCAGAAGTTCTAACAAATTCTACCCGACTTGAGTTTCTGGTCCACCACATAAAATTGAGCTttgagcagcagcagcttgaCCTCTGACCACTGAAGAGcctccaatgtcacttcctgtggcTGCTTCTAGCAAATCAGTCGCTGACAGGAAGATGCTCCTTTCCCACAATGCGCTTCTAAGAAGTCCGAGTGTGCTTCCCCGCGGTGCTTTTTGTCAGGTCACGTGACACATGCCAGTTTTTATTGTGCAGCAATCAGTAAATACAAGAATCAATAAATTAAGGCAATACCAGCACCACGtgttaaattatgactttaaatagCGAATAAATAGGAGTGATGGtcagtttgaaataaataaaatcgtCAGTGAGCTTTGCTTCTGGTGCAGAAGCTTCTGAGCCACTTTGCTTGTCTGTGCCGCCGTTGACATCGCTTGTCAGCCAAGGAGCTAGCCTCCTGGTAGAGCCATGGCAGCTCCCACAATGCTTTGCTCTGGATAAGTGCGTTGTCCATCTGCAAGGAGGGAAGGTGTACGGGGGGTCAGCAAGAGCATACCTCTAGAGGTCAAAAGCTAGGTCTACTGTACCTGGATGTGTCGGAACCCCTCAAGGCCCTTCAGCAGTGTGTCCTGCTCCTGGAAGCGGAATCTCCTCAGCTCCTGCACGCGCTTCAGGATGTAGCTCAGCTCCGAGCGCACGCCAGAGGTGGAGGCTGTCTGGGCAGGAAGTTCCTTCAACATGCGCTCTATCAGCTCGTTGTAGGTCTGCAGCACCGCCGATATCAGCACCCCCTTGGCCTGCAAAACACATGCAATGAAGACAACCAAGACTCATAAGCCAAGCTAACAACCAGCATTTGAAAAAGTCTTACCTCCAATCTGGTGCCGAGAAGTTCTCTGGAGAAGACGGGTCGGCCGTTAAAACGTTCTTTGACCGGAATCTTCTACAAGTAAACGCAACATGAACACacttacacacgcacacacacacactccatcaGTGTAGTTGTACCGCGTACTCACATAGTGCTGCAGCAGGTTCTGGATGGCTCTGTTCATCTTTGATGGGATATGAGAGGCTGTGACTCGAGAGGCAAAgaggaagacacacacacagagcatgGTTCTGGCCATCGGCGTGGTAACCATTGTCTCCACAGCTTCCCGTGTGAAGGCCGGTCGCAGGTTTGATTCCCTGCTCGGGCCCTGAGGTGCACGAAACTGAAGTGATGACTTGTTGGCGAGCGCTCACATTTTAAaagcccacacgcacacacattgcgCTGATTTAGGTGTGAAAATGTGGTTGACAATTTCCTTTAAGTAACAAGAGTTCACAGGAACTCATTTCCCGCCTCACACACAAGCATTGCATGCTACGCGCACAATACACTTGACAGcaggtgtgtgcatgtttgtagGCCATCTCGCTTCAAAGCCTGTGAGGGCACCCATGTTTTTTTGGTCggatttcttttaatatttgcttttatttcttCTGCAAACCTTTGCGGCAGCAAACCCAAAAGTGAAACCCATCCATGCCTGTAATGACTTGAAACGACGAAGGACTTGCGTGAATGGACTGACAGATGTGTTATGCAACAAACAAAGATGAGCAGTAttaattctttaaaaatatatatatttactaaaGGTGTGAAGGTTGTTCAATTGGTGCTTTCAAATTTTCAGTGTCTGCATCCATGTATCTCCTTTATTATGATGCAACTCTTACGGAAATTTGGGGCAGCGAGAGGGGAAGATGGTAAGAGTTTATGAcagctacatacagtacatctctgCAGGCAGACTAGCTCTGCAGATCCTGACCCTCTCAAGGACTCTGACAGgctcaatttttaaaaaatgctcaaACACTTGCAATATGTCAGTTCCATCAGGCTGCTTCACGTGTGAATTTTTCCTCGTTCAATCTGCCCTCGCTCAAACCAAGATGTTGGTGgaaaggaacacttcaaaattTGAAAAGgatttgaaaaaagaaaataactttATTAAATTAGTATAAATTACAGTCTTCTTTAGACTCGAGTACCTGAATAAAGTGTAGTCAAGCAGAATTctacacagtatacagtaaagGATGAGAATATTATCTGAATCCAGTCTACATTCATGTGGGGGATATGTAGTCATTATATACGAAGAAGTGAAGCTCTCGTATGAAAGGCAGGTGGACTACTTTgaaacaaaaaccaaacaaacttACTGCGGATGGATGACATCATAAGTCAAAATGCATCCAAAGATTAGGAAATAGAACAATAGTGATAAATAATGtagacaacagaaaaaacactaGAGCGGTGTAAGATATACCAATGCAATAACAAGCACACCTCCATTCGCTGCAGTATAAATCCTCGTTTGGCAAATAAAAACATAGAAAAAGTATTAGCAATCTTTACAAGTAAGTATGTTAGCGTTCATCTCAGTTGCTACAAGTCTGGGATTTTTATCAGGTTTTGAGTCTGTGGGTGTTGGTTCTCAGTCCGGTAGAGGACAAGGCACTACGTTGTCAGGGCTGTTTAGACGAGCGTCAGGCTCGTGCTCAAAGGAGACATTTACAAAGGAAGTGCCTGCTCCTGGCGGatcagcagcagcggcagcacaATCCTGCTTGCCACTCCTGCGCTGCTCTGCAAATTGACGCTCCGCCTCATCAGCCAGACGGTTCTCCTcttgttcctcctcctcctgcaggaTGACCGCAGTGCATTTAATAAAGCTACAGAACAGGATTTATGTGATGTAAGAGTCTGACGTGTGCACACGACCAACCTCTTTCTTCATACGGTAGTACTCATCGATGGCATACTGGTATTTAGGAGTAGTGATGCCAAACAGAGTGGCGAGTTTCTCTCCCATGTAGTCACATGCTGCAGGACATACAGTTTTGGTCAGATGTTTAGAAACACTCATCATAGGCTTGAATGCATTACAAATATTGGGCCCTCACTGATTTTTGTTAAACAGTTATGTGACCGTAGTGGAATGATGATGCGTGATAATTCACCCCCataaaaagcactaaaaagCTTGATACCAtgtgtgtcaaactcaggccagAACTCAAAACTCAGAAGTGTCTGGAAAATAGGATTAAGTTGACGTCAACAAACAGTGTGTAACAATCTGCATAATCTAGTATTTCTTTCAGTACCAGCTGGTACTCCGACATGACAAGGTTCAAAGTGTCCACAGTATTATATATAGTATGAAGCAGCACTGTACAGGACTACAAATTACACCACTTTACCTGttatctgtacaaaataactccttaaagaggcataagacagtcaaaagcgATCAACTacagcaaggcatgctgggaaatgtgtAATCTGcccgttccacagctgcaaactcttgcgggttacacatctcgccgactgtgatgtttttgtgtcgATATAAAATACTGCAGCTTTTGCCCAGATGTTGAGAGGATGACAAGAAGGTGGTTGATCAATTGTCACTTCATCAAAACGAACAGACCAACCGCGCCAAAACAGCCGTAGTAAAATATCCGTATCCGTCCACAGACCAGTGACAATGCTCATTTTCTGGAGAAGCAGTTTGCATTGTTTCCAATGGCGGACGGCACCCCCTAAAACAGCGCTCCTCAGATTTTCCTCCCCAGTAAAAGAACAAGATCTGAAGTTTGGACATATTTTGGATTAGCAAAGGATTCAGAGAGGAAAATAACTGAAGACAATCAACCTctaaaatgcagaaaaaaagtgtctgcGAACGGGGATAACACTTCCAAGATGATGAGCCATGTCCGTGACCACCATCCACAACTTTTTTAGTGAGTATTACACTTTGAGTATTAGACTTTATTGATGTATTGTACAACTGGACGATGTGTGTAGTCCTGTAGCGTTTACTGTGGGAACGTAGCTGGAGGAGTCTGCTGGAGAATGAGCTCCCctgcccctctattgtccgatggagtgggtgggtggggttgtccatgacGGAGAGAGCAGcttgtccagtgtcctcctgtctctcactgttacaaacgcCTCCACCTGAGTGCCGATAACTTCTTTGGCTTTACAGATCAGTTTTTCCATCCGGTTAATTTCctttttgctggtgctgctcccCCAACAAACCACAGTACAGGGTACTGGCAACCACAGACCGGTAGAAGATCTCCAGCAGCTTGCTGCACACATTAGGGGACCTAAGCTTCCTCAGGAAGTGGAGTCTGCTCATGCCCTTCTTGTAGACAGCATTGTTGTTGTCCTTCCAGTCCAGTCTGTTATCCATGTGGACTCCCAAGTATTTGTAGTTGTCCACTGCTGCCACCTCCCGGCCCTGAATGGTGATGGGCTCCAAGGAGTCACCTTCCTCCTGAAGTCGATcaccagctctttggtcttgtccACATTCAGGAGCAGGTGATTTGCCTGTGACCACTCTACACAGTCAGCGATCACTGTCCTTTACTCCGCCTGCTGTCCATCTCTCATACACCCAACCACTGCAGTACTACGGTACTGACCACAGCATCAGACGAGGAGCTCCCCAgctgcacaaactggggccTGACAGACAAGTAATCAGTAATCCAGGAGACAGTGGATGAGCTGACACCCATCCTGAGCAGCTTGTCACTCGTCAGAAAGGgttggatggtgttaaaggcactggagaaatCAAAGAACATGATCCTCACGGTGCCCTTCCCAAGGAAACCTATGTTAAGTGTTAGCGGATGttactcctgtaaaaaaaaaaatgtgtgtacacGACAGGTATGTCTCTGCACACGGCATATGCCGGAGCAGAGCAAactgtgttgttgtttctgTGGGTTTTCTGCTGTGTACGACCACTGCTACTTCAGTACTGCCTAC
This window contains:
- the ifng1 gene encoding interferon gamma 1 → MVTTPMARTMLCVCVFLFASRVTASHIPSKMNRAIQNLLQHYIPVKERFNGRPVFSRELLGTRLEAKGVLISAVLQTYNELIERMLKELPAQTASTSGVRSELSYILKRVQELRRFRFQEQDTLLKGLEGFRHIQMDNALIQSKALWELPWLYQEASSLADKRCQRRHRQAKWLRSFCTRSKAH